The following DNA comes from Papaver somniferum cultivar HN1 chromosome 4, ASM357369v1, whole genome shotgun sequence.
CTAACAACTTTATCACTGTaccacatttttttattttttttgatacatGATATATTGGTACCTGAAATATTAGGGAATTCAGTTTATTGATATACAGTTCAGAAAACAAAACACCGGAACCATCTCCTCAAGTGAAGGTGACTTATTGTTTACACGTGAATAGCATTATATATGCACGCTTCCTAGAGAAATAAGCAAAGTAGTACTCTTTTTATAGAGCTTAATTAATTTTACTATGGGAAAGCTTCAATGACAGACTGAATAGCGCGAATGGGTCTGATTTTATGAGACCGAAACCCTGCACTTCTGAACAAAACTTCCAATCATTTGCAGTTCTCTCCTACCACCAGTATTCACCATCATATCCATATTTAGAATCAATCTTGCCTTTGTAAGttcatcttcagattcttctaGAAGTACTACATCCACTATGATTACTTTACTCGTTTCTTTCGGCATCTGCGATGCAACCATGAAATCTATTTGAGCCATGCCTGGTATCATCGGCACCATACTTCTCCGCATCTCCTAAAAGTAGAGTACCGACCGACTTAAATGAGTAAACCTTCTCAACTCCGCCATTACAAGTTTCTTGTTATAAGATATTCAGGTGTACCAAGTTTCTTGCCAATTTTGTACAAGTGCTCCCAGTGCTCAAGCTATCTTACTCAAGTTGAGACATTTAATCTGTGGTTTTGggttgtgtgtgtgtgtttcgGGTTGTTTTTGTAAGTGCTCAAAAGTCTAGCTAACTGGTTGGTGCACCATATACGATTAAATCACGAGAGAAAAGAAAGAACCTCGTGGGAAAAATTAGTAACCATAGGAAACAAAGACCAAAACTAAGATCAATACAAAATTGAACATATAACAAAACACAAACACAACACACTCTCGAGAAATTACACTTCTCAAGCACTCTGTCAATAATAATTATTGTTTCTCATTTGCCTCAATACGTTTTATTTTCTGGAAGTAAAGGTACATTACATAAGAGTTCTTGAGAAAAGTCTTATTAATTAGAATCAAAAGTAATGATGAAAACAATTAAGGACTCGAGCACCAACAAACGGCAAAAAGACAGCTGAATATGACATCCAATCACGTAGTATTATTGTGTTCTTGAGATTTCACATCCTCATGGAGTCAAGAAATGATTTTCCGTCGAGCTTCCTTGACTGACATTCCTCCACAAGTTCCCCAAACGTAGATCCACTTTTGAACAAAACATGTGTCTCTGGAGTAATCAAGCTTGATATTGGGCCTATTACCGACTCTAGACTAGGATCATGAAATGTTGCGATTGAGAGCCTCTCCTTTGTTGAGTTCACTACTGCCCGGTGATCGACGCTATGGTAAATTCCATTAGTCATTATCtgtaaaagaaaaacaataagaaATTTTATGGGTATAGGCAAAACCAGTACTCAAAACAAGGAACAGTAGTTACCCTAGCTTAAATAAATACCTCCGAAATGTCTTCAACATTCACTATGAACGCATTAGGTAGAGGTTTGACTGAAATCCATGTCCCTTCTTTCTTTATCTGTAATCCTTCAACTTCGTTGATTTGAAGGAGGATGGTCAAACCGCCAAAATCCGAGTGCGACGTAAGACCGATGACGAGATTTGGTTGAGGACAAGGGGGATAATAGTTCATCCTCATTGCTTGTGTCACATATTTAAACACCTCTGACATACCCTTAATCTCGGCTGCTTGTACGTGTAGAGCTTTTTCCATCTTCTCAAAGAGAACCATGGATAAATTTTTTATTTCTGATGAGTAGGATTCGATTGTATCCCTGTACGTAAATTAGATGATTATATGAAAAACTATAATAAACCAACCAAATTAATTTATCCAATCACATCACTGAGAAAATTccaaaagagagaaaaatattatgATCCACTATAATGCATACTCTTTTAAAGAGCGTTAATTTTGCATGTCTATTGGTCAATGGGGGAGCCAGAAAATAATATCAAAAGGGATAAAAAATTATAGAAATAGGGAGACTTAGGTGTGTTGGTTTTTTTATGTCGGTTCAGCAATAAAACATAATTTTTATTACTTTAAGCTGAATTAGTACTAATCCTAATCAATGAATTAAGGTTTGTTTATGTTAATTATGTATGTTTAAGGGTACATAAGGACAAATATCTTTTACACTATTTGGAATGTCATACTAGTTATGATAATCTTATGTGAGGTTGTTTTCAACTCTTGATGGAAGGTTGAATGACACATGTGCTTCCTAGTATGAGGTGAGGTGTACTCCGTTCTATATCTTATTTAAAAAGGAATTTTCCATCATTAAAGAATAAGAGAAGATAAAATTGGAAGCATCTGCGTACAAGTTGTAGAATATATAATTCTAAAGCATGCATTTAGAGAATTATATGTCAGCATAAAATATTAAATATGTTCACATACAACATGGTTACAACTAATAAGGAATTGTAAAGAATTATTTAAAGACTGATATTCTAACAAGGTGGACTAAATGTTAAATATGTGTGGGCCAAACAAAGAaaacaagaataagaaaaaacTGAGTGAGGTGCATACAAACCGACTATGAAAATGTGAGATTAAAAAGTCCAGTGCATAAAAACCgattatgaattaataataaccTGAGAGGCGGTGGGAGTTTTGAAAATAAATGAGGCTTCCTTAAATGGAGAGGAAGAGTGAGCATCATAAATATATCTGCCCAGTCAAGTGCTTGGTCCTCTGATGCAATAAAGCCTTGTCCAAATCCTTCTACATCTCCATCTTCCTGTTCATATTTAGTTTTCTCATCCATAGAAAGGTTAAAGAAACCTTGAATTTCTGATTTTACATTATCCAACAATGAAGCATCGACTCCATGGTTTACTAcctgcaatatatatatatataaaggaagATTATCAATATCTAATAATTAGTGTAGCAAAGTACAACTACTTGATGCAATCACAATGCTTGTATTTACGACATATATACCTGAAAGAAACCCCATTCTTTGCAAGCAGAATGAAGCCTATCCAATTCTAACTTTCCGATTAGGGGTTCTGGAGATAATAAAATTTTTATATCAATGACAGGAATGGTTTCATGATCATCTATCACAGATGCACCCATAGGAAACATAAGGTTTTCATCGGTGCATATGTATCGAGAAGGAATTTCAGAAAGCGTGAGTTTAGCCAATTCTTGAACACTTGGTATTGCCATACCATTACCTAGCTTCACAAGTTTTTGCTTTCTCCATGATTTTTCTAAACTAATTAATGAATCAATTTCTTATCGGAAATTCCGAATGTGAAGTacttgtgtttctttctctctttgGATAATCCTATATATACTTAAAATGTATTGCGCACTGTTTGTACGAGTCATGCATTTATCTTTTCACTAGACGAAGGGACAGAGCTACTAGTTTGATGTCTATTAATATGATTTTACCTAGTGTTCAAAGATAATCAACAACTAAATTAATATGATCAAGTTCTTGTTTAGAGCAACTGGCGGTGATTGTGAAAGCCTAAAAAGGTACTGTGTTGATTTGCCATGAAAGAATTATATTTGAGTCTGCAATGCGGTTTAGGCTTGAACAAATTAGCATCACAAATTGTTCATTTTTAAAGATTATTATTCATACATTTTGCATAATGTGTATGGGCCAATGACCCCTCTCATTGCTTTTGCTCACATGGGAAAAGAAGTGTGTACTTATGTATCATATTTTGTGACGAAATCATTGAACTGTTGCGCTAAAATCCGCGAAAGCGTTTAGCACAACTACATAATAGTACTCTAAATATTGCAAATAACTACAAACTAGAATAAAAAAGACGAGAATTTAACGAGATTAAATTTGATGCCATAATAGTACTCTAAATATCGCAGAAAACCTTCAACTGGCAGGCGATCTTGTTTTTCCCCATACAAAATATGTTTACCAAAGTTCTCCCTCTCTTTTCTAGATCATCCCGAGTTAGCAAGAATTATGATATAGCAACCACGTAAAAAGTTTAACTTTGGTATGCATATTATTATTACGAACAATCTTGTGAGGAAAGTCAACGAGGGATGGGGAAGGAATTAGAGATGAGTAGCAGGAGCGTATCGTAAAGTCCCCGCATGTTCCCCACTTACATATTTTCTGTTCTTTGACGTCACTCAGTGTCACGTGTTGCATCTTGTTCGATAGTTCCCCTGCTTCTACTATCTCAATATCTAACGGTCTCCTtctcaatgtagtcaatatcggattTCGATGAATATCGGTCGAGTAGCGAGACACAATATTTCAGTGAATACCAGTGAAATATCGGCCAATATCGGCGGAATATCGGCCAATACCGGTAATATCGGCATCTCGGTTAAACAgcgaaaccgatattatcggcggtatctcggccatctcggccgagaTTAACTACATTGCTCCTTCTCAAGTCCAGGTTCCAATTCAACTACCCTTCCCTATCCCTGCTATAAAATTGCTTGACTACATTGTTTTTCTTTCTTGAGACATTGTATAGGTTGGGAAAGGCAATTTTCCCAGGAGCATTACCTAACCACTGGTCTTTCCAAAATCCAGTTTTATATATTTATCTACTTTATGCATGATTCTGATTACAAAAAAAACCTTTAAGCATGATCCCTTCGTAGAAGCTCTCCGTTCGGTTGGTGACCCCACTACACATCCTGttgccaattttttttattttattaattaatgtgTGGTTTTTTATTGTGAAAATTTCTGAGGAACTCATATTTGATTCCTCTCTCTTCTAAAAACCCATCATTAAGATAGTATATATCGGTAGGATGTACGGTTAAGATTAATAGTTTTAGATTGACTTTAAGTTTCCAAATTTTATATGAGACTAAATTAACCTTTATGAATTACGactaattaaaaaaattagtAGTGCAACTAATTTCACTTATAATCAGTCAACTAAGTGGTCACAAGATATTTAGATTGGATTTATTCTCATTAACTAATCTGTTTCCATTTTTCTAGGCTAGTTACCGTGATTTTCTTATTCTTCCGTCTTCTTTTCTCTGATTGatattttgtcttctcctcggcCTATATAGGCATTTATTCTCATTATACTTTGTTTTGTTTGATCAATTAGTTGTAGGGTTCTTCTACGTGCTGAGCAAAATACAAAATCAGAACAACCAACGATATAAAACTGTGTTGGATTTGGTATGGATGTACTTGATGGTCGGATGGTGGGTCTACAAGAAATAGATATGGCAGTGACGAATACATCGATCGGCTAAAGAAGATAAATCTCCTAtatgattaaatttttttttgaagaaatcctTGTCAACGTTTGAAACCATGGTAATCCTAGTAGGATTTTGACATCAAACACATCTCAATCTTAAGGTAATTCAAGGAAGAATATCTCGAAACACCTTTATTAAGAATATATATCAACAGATTTATGTTTGGTTCCACTTGTCTGTTTAAAAGTTTTAATTTCAATGTGAAATAACACTAGTTCAGTTTATAAGAAACACCTTGATAAACTTATACTACAAGAAATATTAACTAGTACAATAGTTGTCATTGTGGAAGTGCCGACCAAAAAACTTGACAAAACAACACCACTACGTAATTGCCCGAATTCAGACTCGTAAACGGTtgtaaaaaaacacaaaattggttaaaaagaccaaaatcaacaattcctgggtgaaatggacagttagattttgatactgtttaaatgtaaaaataggcaggatgtaaccaatttcatcgtgcccattttcaaatattttttcttatttttaatttacacaggatgtatccagtttaatccttgctattttttaaatttaagctaggatgaaaccagtttcatcattaCTATTTTttctttggccatttcacccaaactattttttactcgtcaatttaaaccgtgatttaaaaatatttggacaaatgacccattttccgtaaaaaaaaaatgtaatcgTTAATACACGAAAATGAAAAATGTTATTCTAGACAATTTATGCTCAAAAACCTATTGAAGAGGAAAAAAATGTACGAACATTAAGTTCATTGAAAAACTATAAAGATTTGTCAGCAATTCCTGAACATTTGATGTGATTTTTACCTCCAAGATAATTTGTTTCTAGAGCTCGTGGTTAAGCATTTCCACTAAACCGGCTTGAGTCATTTGTGGATCTCAATGGGACACTATTGTCTCAGATACCAAGTTTAATGCTCCATTGAGCTGGCTTGGTTCATGACTTGGCAAAACTTGTAGAAAATTCCAATCAGCGAGGTAACTTGTCGAGAAATGGAGACCGATCAAAAGTTAGAATTTTCCCAACAACTAATAGACTTCTTCCTGCACGTTCTTTTACATCTCTTTAATCTGAAATTAGCCAATTAGTGTACTACACATAGTTAGAAGAACAGTTGCATCCAAATCCCTTTAGTTATCAGATGACCTGAGAGTACGCCCAGAAGTAAAGACAGGAAATTTGAATCTTTACTACAACAAACAAGGCCATCTTTTGCTTCCTCTGTAGGTAAACAGAATGTGTTATATCTCATATACGTTAGCAGTGAGAGCTGTAAGAGTTGGCGATGTCGCAGGACTATGCCAATCAATTGTTGGTCGACATAGGAAGATGTCATATGGGTCAAGGCTTCCTACTTGATAGTTTACACTGGCAGTAAGCCCCAAAAGTGGCCCCAGGCTAGCTCCAAGCAGTGCCGGGACTCAACCCCATATGAGGGGGCGGTTTTTACCTGGTCTCCTCCACGCGGTTCATTTAGaactacttaaaaaaaaaaattgtggtcGGGATTTGATCCTGCAACCTCTAGGTCACTTTACCTTGGGTTTTACTAATCTGCCCTTCAACGATTAAAACATTTCCAACCGCCGTGTCCTTTTTTCTGCCCTCAAAATTTACACGATTACCCTTCATTTTGTGTTGTATTTACATTATTTTTTAGTGAGAAATGGAAACATGGAGGGTGCTCTCTAGTCCTTTCATTGTTGATTGAAAAAAGTTTGGGACACCAAATCCAAtttttttgtgtcaattgatgacttaggatttacaaaaaagtggccatataAAGGACACCCCTCGCTTCGGTCGGTCGGTCCAATTAGTGTTATTTTAGTGGCGGGACAAAAGGTTTTAAGAGTACAATGCCAATCGTACATAGATGCTAACATATGCTTGGCAATGCCAATCGTACATAGATGAACCCCGATGCTTGGCAATGCAAACTGATGAAGGTTTGCATACTGTAGCCCTGTGGCCATTAACATGATATTTGacaaatattctttttttttttaatttttacctgTCATTTGAGTAAAAAAATTGAGAAACAAAAGGGTTTTCATTATTGGTTTTGTTGCTATAAAGCTCCCAACTTCTTGACTCGTACATATTTTGTGTGAAATTAACTTTTCATGCATAGGCTGATGAAAATTTGATGTTCACATGTTTTCTCGATGAACATTGATATTTTCACCCCATGTAAATTAACTTTTCATGCGTATgcggatgaaaatatgatttttcACATGTTTTATAAGTGAGAAATCATATTTTCACTCTTAtgaaaatgattattcgtgaacttatacttatataaattaaggaatgcaagtttacaaATCGTGgtcataaagttcatgaatcgattcgagtgaatcaaatcatttttgattcgattgtatcttgtatacttctataagatctaagcaattgaaaaactctctaactagttcatttgggtcacttgaactagttatggtgaagaagaatatggttgatatgaaagtgctcatatggctaaccatttggttaactactgttgaaccaacaaatgtacatgtttgggtacggttacacaaacctaaaatcgtgcatttcatttgtgtgtaacaagctaagttttcgatctaacggtttaaagatattagcttgaatctaatcaggttttcatctaacggtgaatattgaatgctttgttactaagctaacattgattgcaaaccctgatttgaaatactatataagggagaactctagcaaatgggaaacttaatccccacacttcatgtgtgatgctagttgtataacctagagtcgattctcctttaaccttaggtttcttcgagaccctgtaggttaacgacttgaagactttattgggattgtgaagccagatcgatactacttttttgtagttgtgtgatctgaacttgctgattctatcatgttgagtacaatcataatgattggattgagattgatatctccgataggcaagatataaaagtaatcacaaccatcttcgtctcatcgtttgtgattccgcagtatcttctttcaccgcgtcgattaagattattgtgagttgattgataatactgagatgttcttcgggaatataagtctggtttatcaattggttcctgttcaccttgatttatcaaaagacggaacaaaactcgtaggtatttatgtggaagacatatttatctattaccgtagacttttctgtgtgatacagatttgtttattaaagtctttgactttgggtcgtagcaaatcttagttgtgggtgagatcagctaagggaatcaagtgcgtagtatcctgctgggatgagagacgtaaggagctcaactgtaccttggatcagtgtgagattgattggggttcaactacagtccagaccgaagttagtttgtagtaggctagtgtctgtagcggcttaatacagtgtgtgtgttcaatctggactaggtcccggagtttttctgcatttgcggtttcctcgttaacaaaatttatggtgtctgtgttatttcttttctgtattatattgtttatctttataattgaaatatcacatgttgtgtgtttgaatcaatcaattgggaaatccgacctttggttgttgattgaaattgattgatccttgaatattggtctttggtaccgttcaagtgatttatcgtgtattcaattagactcgcagatttctatttgcttgagtaagatttgaatcgagaaagagagatataactatttgatatacttcattaagattgagtctagttgattctcttgaaagtatattggagttagtccatacagattgctaatcgaaatattgggtgtggttgttgtacccccactttttagTCTTATAATGTGACAAaagatggggggggggggggggggttgttttagattttaaaagaaa
Coding sequences within:
- the LOC113272570 gene encoding thebaine 6-O-demethylase-like, producing MAEIPPIISVSLFNRDADITGIGRYSADIGRYFTEKSWRKQKLVKLGNGMAIPSVQELAKLTLSEIPSRYICTDENLMFPMGASVIDDHETIPVIDIKILLSPEPLIGKLELDRLHSACKEWGFFQVVNHGVDASLLDNVKSEIQGFFNLSMDEKTKYEQEDGDVEGFGQGFIASEDQALDWADIFMMLTLPLHLRKPHLFSKLPPPLRDTIESYSSEIKNLSMVLFEKMEKALHVQAAEIKGMSEVFKYVTQAMRMNYYPPCPQPNLVIGLTSHSDFGGLTILLQINEVEGLQIKKEGTWISVKPLPNAFIVNVEDISEIMTNGIYHSVDHRAVVNSTKERLSIATFHDPSLESVIGPISSLITPETHVLFKSGSTFGELVEECQSRKLDGKSFLDSMRM